TTTACAAGTTAATCCTTATTGGAGATGTGCCAATATACAGTTAGAATATCATTAATTTGCACTGTTTGGGGACCCCATTTAAGAATGCTGAATTTTGCCAACTAAGAAGTAAgcaaatgcaatttaaaaagtaaatttgagCATTCTgtattaaatatgtgcagttatTATCACATGAAGAAACGCAGTGTGTCGGGCTGTAATATTACCATATTTGCTGTCATGTTCTCCCATCTAAGTGCTGGGAATTCACCATGTGGAAACCAAGCAAACGTGTTGTGCATCAGCCGGCTTGAGTTTGTTCAATATCAAAGCTGAAAACTAGCGAGGTCTGCTGTACTGCTTATTGAAGTATTGTGATTATTTTAGGCATTGATTCTTACAAAATATATACTGTAACAGTATACTTTGTacagatttaaattttatttgaaaaaatgaaataaagtaggcaaaaa
The Macaca mulatta isolate MMU2019108-1 chromosome 6, T2T-MMU8v2.0, whole genome shotgun sequence DNA segment above includes these coding regions:
- the IGIP gene encoding IgA-inducing protein homolog; its protein translation is MCSYYHMKKRSVSGCNITIFAVMFSHLSAGNSPCGNQANVLCISRLEFVQYQS